Proteins found in one Lycium ferocissimum isolate CSIRO_LF1 chromosome 6, AGI_CSIRO_Lferr_CH_V1, whole genome shotgun sequence genomic segment:
- the LOC132059689 gene encoding DNA (cytosine-5)-methyltransferase 1B-like yields MGSLAVLDKPDTNAGNKKGKSKQDSVSKRKAPATDKKEKKQPVSETIEEPSAARKRPKRAAACSDFKEKSLHLSKNSSVIETKKDHCVEEEDVAIRLTGGLQDPQRPCRRLTDFVFHNSEGVPQPFGMSEVDDLFITGLILPLQDGIDKEKAKGIRCEGFGRIEEWAISGYEDGTPVIWISTETADYDCLKPSGSYKKFYDHFFAKATACVEVYKKLSKSSGGNPDLSLDELLAGVVRAMNGLKCFSGGVSIRDFVVTQGEFIYKQLIGLDDTSKKTDQLFVELPVLASLRDESSKQQEMLAQPEPISSGKALRIGPKAGNGEDKIDQSQEDEDMKLAKLLHEEEYWRSLKQKKGRNTSSSSSKFYIKINEDEIASDYPLPAYYKTSNEETDEYIVFDSEFDTYHIDDLPRSMLHNWALYNLDSRLISLELLPMKPCADIDVTIFGSGVMTADDGSGYNFDADANHSSSGGAGPAEIDGMPIYLSAIKEWMIEFGSSMIFISIRTDMAWYRLGKPSKQYAPWYEPVIKTARLAVSIITLLKEQSRVARLSFGEVIKRVSEFTKGHPAYISSNVAVVERYVVVHGQIILQQFSEYPDESIRKCAFVMGLSRKMEERHHTKWLIKKKKVMQRLEHNLNPRASMAPSVKRKAMEATTTRLINRIWGEYYSNYSPEVSKEVVDNEVKDDEEVDEQEENEEDDAPEENLDVPEKTHTPSSTRRNIKSRSDSKEINWDGESIGKTASGELLFKRARVHGNEIAVGDSVLVEHDEPDELPSIYFVEYMFEKSDGSKMLHGRMMQRGHDTVLGNAANEREVFLINECINLQLGDVKESVAVNIRMMPWGHEHRRANADADKLDRAKAEDRKRKGLPTEFYCKSFYRPERGAFFRLPFDKMGLGNGLCYSCELQRTDQEKESFKLDMSNPSFVYLGTEYSIDDFVYVSPHYFAEERGGSGTFKAGRNVGLMAYVVCQLLEIVRPKGSKQAKVDSTNVQVRRFFRPEDISSDKAYSSDIREIYYSEEVHTVPVETIEGKCEVRKKYDVSSEDVPAIFDHIFFCEYLYDPSNGSLKKLPAHIKLRYSKINLDDATSRKRKGKGKEGVDEVGERNETSPPNRLATLDIFAGCGGLSEGLHHSGVTDTNWAIEYEEPAGDAFKLNYPKAKVFIQNCNVILRAVMQKCGDSDDCISTQEASELAAKMDENELNSLPLPGQVDFINGGPPCQGFSGMNRFNQSTWSKVQCEMILAFLSFADYYRPKYFLLENVRNFVSFNQKQTFRLTVASLLEMGYQVRFGILEAGAFGVPQSRKRAFIWAASPEEVLPDWPEPMHVFGVPELKIALSDTSQYAAVRSTASGAPFRSLTVRDTIGDLPAVGNGACKTCIEYQGDPVSWFQKKIRGNSITLSDHISKEMNELNQIRCQRIPKRPGADWRDLPDEKVKLSNGQLVDLIPWCLPNTAKRHNQWKGLFGRLDWDGNFPTSITDPQPMGKVGMCFHPDQDRIVTVRECARSQGFPDSYQFAGTILHKHRQIGNAVPPPLAYALGRKLKEAVESKKRSA; encoded by the exons GAAACAAAAAGGGCAAAAGCAAACAAGATTCCGTGTCAAAAAGGAAGGCACCTGCAACtgacaagaaggaaaagaaacagCCTGTTTCTGAAACTATTGAGGAGCCCAGTGCTGCACGCAAAAGGCCCAAGCGAGCTGCTGCCTGTTCAGATTTTAAAGAGAAATCTTTGCATTTATCAAAAAATTCTTCAGTCATTGAAACAAAGAAGGACCACTGCGTAGAGGAGGAGGATGTGGCTATTCGGTTAACTGGGGGTCTACAAGATCCTCAGCGACCCTGTAGAAGACTAACGGATTTTGTCTTTCATAACTCAGAAGGAGTACCACAACCTTTTGGAATGTCTGAAGTTGATGATCTGTTTATTACTGGTCTCATTTTACCACTCCAGGACGGTATTGACAAAGAAAAAGCAAAGGGAATTAGATGTGAAGGCTTTGGGCGTATAGAAGAATGGGCTATCTCCGGTTATGAAGATGGAACTCCTGTCATATGGATCTCAACAGAGACAGCTGATTACGATTGTTTAAAACCCTCAGGTAGTTATAAGAAGTTTTATGACCACTTCTTTGCCAAGGCAACAGCTTGCGTTGAGGTTTATAAGAAGCTGTCAAAGTCATCTGGAGGAAATCCTGATTTAAGCCTTGACGAGTTGCTTGCAGGGGTTGTCCGAGCAATGAATGGTTTAAAATGCTTTTCAGGTGGTGTATCCATCAGGGACTTTGTGGTCACTCAGGGCGAGTTCATCTATAAGCAACTTATCGGTCTGGATGATACATCAAAGAAGACTGATCAACTTTTTGTTGAACTACCTGTCCTGGCTTCCCTTAGAGATGAAAGCAGCAAGCAGCAGGAAATGCTTGCACAACCAGAGCCTATATCATCTGGTAAGGCTCTACGTATAGGCCCAAAAGCAGGAAATGGAGAAGACAAGATAGATCAATCACAAGAAGATGAAGATATGAAATTGGCTAAATTGTTACACGAAGAGGAGTACTGGCGCTCCTTGAAGCAGAAGAAAGGCCGGAATACATCTTCCTCATCCAGCAAATTTTACATCAAGATCAACGAGGATGAGATTGCAAGTGATTATCCTCTGCCTGCATATTACAAGACATCTAATGAAGAGACCGATGAGTATATCGTATTTGACAGTGAGTTTGATACATACCATATTGATGACTTGCCTCGCAGTATGCTTCATAATTGGGCATTGTACAACTTGGACTCAAGGCTAATTTCTTTAGAGCTCCTGCCAATGAAACCATGTGCTGATATTGATGTTACCATTTTTGGGTCTGGAGTGATGACTGCTGATGATGGGTCTGGATACAATTTTGATGCTGATGCTAATCATTCCTCTTCAGGCGGTGCTGGACCAGCTGAGATTGATGGAATGCCAATTTATTTGAGTGCAATAAAAGAATGGATGATTGAGTTTGGGTCCTCGATGATCTTTATATCTATTCGGACTGATATGGCCTG GTATAGGCTTGGGAAGCCGTCAAAACAGTATGCTCCTTGGTATGAACCAGTCATAAAGACCGCGAGGCTGGCAGTGAGCATCATTACTTTGTTAAAGGAACAGAGTCGTGTGGCTAGACTTTCTTTTGGAGAAGTTATTAAAAGGGTTTCAGAGTTCACGAAAGGCCATCCTGCTTATATATCATCTAATGTAGCTGTGGTGGAAAGATATGTGGTTGTACATGGGCAGATTATTCTGCAGCAATTTTCTGAATATCCTGATGAAAGCATTAGGAAGTGTGCATTTGTGATGGGTCTCTCAAGGAAAATGGAAGAGAGGCACCATACAAAATGGCTgattaagaagaagaaggttaTGCAGAGACTTGAACACAACTTAAATCCTAGAGCATCTATGGCGCCATCTGTTAAAAGGAAAGCTATGGAGGCTACTACGACAAGGCTAATCAACAGAATCTGGGGGGAGTACTATTCCAATTACTCACCCGAGGTGTCAAAGGAGGTGGTCGATAATGAGGTGAAGGATGATGAAGAAGTAGACGAGCAGgaggaaaatgaagaagatgatgctCCAGAGGAGAACTTGGATGTTCCAGAGAAAACTCATACACCTAGCTCTACAAGAAGGAATATTAAGTCACGTTCTGACAGCAAAGAAATAAACTGGGATGGGGAATCCATAGGTAAAACAGCTTCTGGTGAACTTTTGTTTAAAAGGGCTAGAGTTCATGGAAATGAGATTGCTGTTGGGGATTCAGTTCTAGTGGAACATGATGAACCAGATGAACTTCCTTCTATTTACTTTGTTGAATACATGTTTGAAAAATCGGATGGTAGCAAAATGCTTCATGGAAGAATGATGCAACGAGGACATGACACAGTACTTGGAAATGCAGCTAATGAGAGAGAGGTATTTTTGATCAATGAATGCATAAATCTGCAACTAGGAGATGTCAAAGAAAGTGTAGCTGTCAATATCAGAATGATGCCTTGGGGACATGAGCATAGAAGAGCTAATGCTGATGCCGATAAACTTGACAGAGCAAAAGCAGAAGACCGGAAGAGGAAAGGATTGCCAACAGAATTTTATTGCAAAAGCTTTTATCGCCCTGAAAGAGGTGCTTTCTTCAGACTCCCATTTGATAAGATGGGTCTTGGTAATGGTTTATGCTACTCCTGTGAGTTGCAGCGAACTGATCAGGAAAAGGAATCCTTTAAGTTGGATATGTCCAACCCCAGTTTTGTATATCTGGGGACTGAGTATTCAATTGATGACTTTGTTTATGTAAGTCCCCATTACTTTGCTGAAGAAAGAGGGGGAAGTGGAACTTTTAAAGCTGGGAGAAATGTGGGGTTGATGGCCTATGTAGTATGTCAATTACTAGAAATTGTTCGTCCCAAGGGATCTAAACAAGCTAAAGTAGATTCTACAAACGTCCAAGTCAGGAGATTCTTCAGACCAGAGGACATTTCTTCAGATAAGGCATACTCTTCTGATATTCGGGAG ATATATTACAGTGAGGAAGTACATACAGTTCCAGTAGAAACAATCGAAGGTAAATGTGAAGTGAGGAAGAAGTATGATGTTTCCTCTGAAGATGTCCCTGCCATCTTCGACCATATTTTCTTTTGTGAATATTTGTATGATCCATCGAATGGATCCCTTAAAAAG TTACCAGCACATATAAAGCTGAGATACTCAAAAATTAACCTAGATGATGCGACATCTAGGAAGAGGAAGGGGAAGGGCAAAGAAGGAGTGGATGAAGTTGGGGAACGAAATGAAACTTCTCCACCGAATCGTTTAGCCACACTAGATATCTTTGCTGGTTGTGGTGGCTTGTCTGAAGGGCTGCATCATTCGG GTGTCACAGATACAAATTGGGCAATTGAATATGAAGAGCCTGCTGGAGATGCATTTAAACTTAACTATCCAAAGGCAAAGGTGTTCATACAGAATTGTAACGTGATTCTGAG GGCTGTCATGCAGAAGTGTGGAGATTCTGATGACTGTATCTCAACTCAAGAGGCTTCTGAATTAGctgcaaaaatggatgagaatgaaCTGAATAGCTTGCCACTGCCTGGACAAGTTGATTTCATAAATGGAGGCCCTCCTTGTCAG GGGTTTTCTGGAATGAATAGATTTAATCAGAGCACCTGGAGTAAAGTTCAGTGTGAGATGATTCTGGCATTTTTATCTTTTGCTGATTATTATCGGCCTAAGTACTTCCTCTTGGAGAATGTTAGGAATTTTGTGTCGTTCAACCAAAAACAAACATTTCGCTTAACTGTTGCTTCTCTTCTTGAGATGGGTTATCAG GTGAGGTTTGGTATCCTTGAAGCTGGAGCATTCGGAGTTCCTCAGTCTAGGAAGAGAGCATTTATCTGGGCTGCCTCCCCAGAGGAGGTTCTTCCGGATTGGCCAGAACCAATGCATGTTTTTGGTGTCCCAGAATTAAAAATTGCATTATCTGATACTTCACAGTATGCAGCTGTGAGGAGTACTGCAAGTGGAGCTCCATTCCGTTCTCTTACTGTGAGGGACACGATTGGAGATCTTCCTGCTGTTGGCAATGGGGCATGCAAGACTTGTATAGAG TATCAAGGTGATCCTGTATCCTGGTTCCAAAAGAAAATTAGAGGCAACTCAATAACATTATCCGATCACATTTCAAAAGAGATGAACGAGCTTAACCAAATCAGGTGCCAAAGAATTCCTAAGCGGCCAGGAGCCGATTGGCGTGACCTTCCGGATGAAAAG GTTAAACTATCTAATGGTCAACTGGTTGATTTGATTCCATGGTGCCTGCCTAATACTGCTAAGAGGCACAACCAGTGGAAGGGGCTCTTTGGGAGGTTGGATTGGGATGGGAACTTCCCCACTTCCATTACTGATCCCCAGCCGATGGGTAAAGTGGGGATGTGCTTTCATCCAGACCAAGACAGGATTGTTACAGTTCGTGAATGTGCACGTTCTCAA GGTTTCCCGGACAGCTACCAATTTGCTGGTACCATTTTACACAAGCACAGGCAAATAGGAAATGCTGTTCCACCTCCTTTGGCATATGCACTTGGAAGGAAACTTAAGGAAGCAGTTGAGAGCAAGAAGAGGTCCGCTTAG